From a region of the Acinetobacter larvae genome:
- a CDS encoding STAS domain-containing protein → MIEFKQQQLYVSGEIHFGNAEHCYRQGLEVIQQQQHFPLQINLSQLQSGNTLALAIFIRWLRHTPQSAGLVFKAVPEKMMKIIQSCHLEQDLKFSA, encoded by the coding sequence GTGATTGAATTTAAACAACAGCAACTGTATGTATCTGGTGAGATTCATTTTGGTAATGCTGAACACTGCTATCGTCAAGGTTTAGAGGTGATTCAACAGCAACAACACTTTCCATTGCAGATTAATTTATCACAATTGCAATCTGGAAATACCTTAGCGTTGGCCATTTTCATTCGTTGGTTACGCCACACCCCCCAATCAGCGGGTTTGGTCTTTAAAGCAGTTCCTGAAAAAATGATGAAGATCATCCAATCCTGCCATTTAGAGCAAGATCTTAAGTTCAGTGCCTAA
- a CDS encoding CorA family divalent cation transporter yields MLEAFYATERGSLEDITINGGFDLHPELVWVDLIAPTQEEQQWVYDAYQQNLPTLKSLEDISSSARFYRDDDGILHISTYFLTKHKNYQADNDNDDNSNMLATVQTVAFILHKERLFTLRGEKLVAFRAFRARARRNDYDMDYKDPVWLLMGLLESKLDELADILEDIHKDLEIYSSEVLNNRHREQILDLDDMITRLAQKEDVLGKAQLCLIDLRRVLTFLSRPRALGSHIYDADIREMSEDVRSLVEHDAFLFQKVRFLLDTTSGFINTEQNDTIRRFSILPSMLAPPMLIASIYGMNTESLPFAHGTTSFVVVISILILFFIGPLVYFRWKKWI; encoded by the coding sequence ATGCTTGAAGCCTTTTATGCCACTGAACGCGGTAGTCTAGAAGACATTACGATTAATGGCGGTTTTGACTTACATCCAGAATTGGTATGGGTTGATCTCATCGCACCAACACAAGAAGAACAACAGTGGGTTTATGATGCCTATCAGCAAAACTTGCCGACACTCAAATCCCTAGAAGACATTTCATCGTCTGCACGTTTTTACCGTGATGATGATGGTATTTTGCATATTAGTACCTATTTTCTAACGAAACATAAAAACTATCAAGCCGATAACGACAATGATGACAATAGCAATATGCTAGCCACAGTGCAAACCGTTGCCTTTATTTTACATAAAGAACGCCTATTTACCCTCAGAGGTGAAAAACTGGTTGCCTTTCGTGCCTTTAGAGCACGCGCACGACGCAATGACTATGATATGGACTATAAAGATCCAGTTTGGCTGCTCATGGGCTTGCTCGAATCTAAACTTGATGAGCTTGCGGATATCTTAGAAGATATCCACAAAGACTTGGAAATATACTCCTCTGAAGTGCTGAATAACCGTCACCGTGAACAAATTTTAGACTTAGATGACATGATTACCCGTCTAGCACAAAAAGAAGATGTGCTCGGTAAAGCACAGTTATGTTTGATCGACCTACGACGTGTACTGACTTTTTTATCACGTCCACGCGCCTTGGGAAGTCATATTTATGATGCTGATATTCGCGAGATGAGTGAGGATGTGCGTTCATTGGTGGAGCATGATGCCTTCCTGTTTCAGAAAGTACGCTTTTTACTCGACACGACATCGGGATTTATCAATACCGAGCAAAATGACACCATCCGCCGCTTCTCGATCTTACCCAGCATGCTAGCGCCACCGATGCTCATTGCCAGTATTTATGGTATGAATACCGAATCTCTGCCCTTTGCACATGGCACGACCAGTTTTGTGGTGGTGATTTCTATTTTGATTCTGTTTTTTATTGGACCATTGGTCTATTTTAGATGGAAAAAATGGATTTAA
- a CDS encoding LOG family protein, which translates to MNSIAVFCGSALGNEAVFAEQARLTGTLIAQQGKTLVYGGGRSGLMGIVADSALAAGGQVIGVIPQNLVDSELAHPNLTALHIVADMHERKTKMSELADAFIAMPGGSGTFEEIFEQWTWAQLGIHLKPCAFLNVEGFYDDLIKFIAHSAECGFTKTRFTEKLIYSDDIQKILAAFEHYIAPAPKWGAAERKAAV; encoded by the coding sequence ATGAATTCGATAGCAGTTTTTTGTGGTTCTGCATTAGGAAATGAAGCTGTTTTTGCAGAGCAGGCACGTTTGACAGGAACTTTGATTGCACAACAAGGAAAAACCTTGGTCTATGGTGGCGGGCGTTCTGGTTTAATGGGCATTGTGGCAGATAGTGCCTTGGCCGCGGGTGGTCAAGTCATTGGTGTGATTCCACAAAACTTGGTCGATAGTGAATTGGCGCATCCGAATCTGACTGCATTACATATTGTTGCCGATATGCATGAACGTAAGACCAAAATGTCTGAACTGGCCGATGCATTTATTGCGATGCCCGGTGGTTCTGGTACTTTTGAGGAAATCTTTGAGCAATGGACTTGGGCACAGTTGGGTATTCATTTAAAACCTTGTGCTTTTTTGAATGTCGAAGGTTTTTATGATGACCTGATTAAATTCATCGCGCATAGTGCTGAATGTGGTTTTACCAAGACGCGTTTTACTGAAAAGCTGATTTATAGTGATGATATCCAAAAAATTCTGGCAGCCTTTGAGCATTACATTGCTCCAGCGCCGAAATGGGGTGCAGCCGAAAGAAAAGCAGCGGTATAA
- a CDS encoding NUDIX hydrolase, with the protein MKYITVAAAVIENSQGQLLLVRKKQTQFFMQVGGKLEANEAAEDCLLREIQEEIAVAAQIKQFIGRFETAAANETDHRLCSYLYHVTLLGEPQIAAEIAAMQWFDPTTVSASDLLAPLTREVVIPWYLQYAQKRRRNLSSSSSAVF; encoded by the coding sequence ATGAAATATATTACGGTTGCTGCAGCTGTTATTGAAAATAGCCAAGGTCAATTGCTGTTGGTTCGCAAAAAACAGACTCAATTTTTCATGCAGGTTGGTGGCAAACTTGAAGCCAATGAAGCTGCTGAAGACTGTTTATTAAGGGAAATCCAAGAAGAAATTGCTGTTGCTGCGCAGATTAAGCAATTTATTGGACGCTTTGAGACTGCGGCAGCCAATGAAACTGACCACCGCCTTTGTAGCTATCTCTATCATGTGACACTATTGGGCGAGCCACAGATTGCCGCTGAGATTGCTGCAATGCAATGGTTTGATCCTACAACAGTTTCGGCATCGGACTTGCTCGCGCCTTTGACCCGAGAGGTGGTGATTCCTTGGTATTTGCAATATGCACAAAAGCGTCGCCGCAATTTGTCATCGTCATCCTCAGCTGTATTTTAA
- a CDS encoding ComF family protein, with product MIYINTSYHYAKHTLGFGCLLCQLETQATHGLCQDCWQNLPWRLQCIHKHQLSIHCIFDYQFPINRIIQKFKYLQQLQYQRILLHALYRLKPTAIDAIVAMPISKQRLIERGYNQSLYLAQRLAKHWGCAIWQPIHRHAEQRQKGLNRFERMENIQQQFYCPENPQHPYTRVLMLDDVVTTGSSLFALAQALQQLGCQQIDALCLAAAT from the coding sequence ATGATATATATCAACACCAGCTATCACTATGCCAAACATACTCTGGGTTTTGGCTGTCTATTGTGTCAACTGGAAACACAGGCTACCCACGGTTTGTGTCAAGATTGCTGGCAAAACTTACCTTGGCGGCTACAGTGTATACACAAACATCAACTGTCAATCCACTGTATATTTGACTACCAATTTCCAATCAACCGTATCATTCAAAAATTTAAATATCTACAACAACTGCAGTATCAACGTATCTTATTACATGCTTTATATCGACTAAAACCCACAGCAATCGATGCCATTGTGGCGATGCCAATTTCCAAGCAACGTTTGATTGAGCGTGGCTATAATCAGAGTTTGTATTTGGCGCAACGACTCGCCAAACATTGGGGCTGTGCGATTTGGCAACCGATTCATCGTCATGCAGAGCAACGCCAAAAAGGCTTAAATCGTTTTGAACGCATGGAAAACATTCAACAGCAGTTTTATTGCCCCGAAAACCCCCAACACCCCTATACTCGGGTATTGATGCTAGATGATGTCGTCACCACAGGAAGCTCTTTATTTGCCTTGGCTCAGGCCTTGCAACAGCTCGGCTGTCAGCAGATCGATGCACTCTGCCTTGCCGCTGCGACTTAA
- the recG gene encoding ATP-dependent DNA helicase RecG, whose product MAEVHQLKGVGNASAALLEKLHIFTTEDLLFHLPRDYEDRSTIIAMNQLTVGRSYLLEGTVSSVDFPPGKRQSMAAQLQDDTGKITLRFYHIYKGLTDRIQVGHRLRVFGEVRVGARGLELYHPEIQLITSYTPLPKTQLTAIYPSTEGLTQPKLRQYIEQALHLHSDHLPELLPKQFCHGYDLQQALHYIHHPPANANMLQLAQATHPAQQRLIFEELVAHQISLLTRRAYLQQTQAPSFAPSQQLTKQLLAGLPFALTQAQRRVSHEIMQDLKANKPMLRLVQGDVGAGKTLVAALAACHPLEEAWQVALMAPTEILAEQHYLNFKKWFEPLGFTVVWLAGKQKGKARNAVEQAVSDGTAQLAIGTHALFQQHIQFHKLGLVIIDEQHRFGVDQRLALRDKGYAHSTPHQLVMTATPIPRTLAMSAYGDLDTSIIDELPPGRTPIQTVTIPLDRREQVLQRIASNCAEGKQAYWVCTLVEQSESLDAQAAEATYREMTEKFPDLNIGLVHGKMKADQKQQIMQQFKDNQLQLLIATTVIEVGVDVPNASIMVIENAERLGLSQLHQLRGRVGRGAQASFCALLYKHPLSQNGLERLKILRESNDGFVIAEKDLEIRGPGEILGTKQTGDIGFRVAKLERDDHLLAAAHRAAASILQQHPELAEALLQRWLPQAPRYAYV is encoded by the coding sequence ATGGCTGAAGTCCACCAATTAAAAGGGGTAGGTAACGCCTCTGCAGCATTACTCGAAAAGCTGCATATTTTTACCACAGAAGATCTGTTGTTTCATTTGCCACGTGACTATGAAGATCGTAGCACAATCATCGCCATGAACCAATTGACCGTGGGACGTAGCTATTTGCTTGAAGGCACGGTGAGTTCTGTCGATTTCCCACCGGGCAAACGCCAATCAATGGCAGCACAATTACAAGATGACACCGGCAAAATCACCTTACGTTTTTATCATATTTATAAAGGGCTAACCGACCGTATCCAAGTTGGGCATCGCCTGCGTGTGTTTGGTGAAGTACGTGTCGGTGCGCGTGGTCTAGAGTTATATCACCCTGAAATTCAACTTATTACCAGCTATACACCTCTGCCCAAGACACAACTTACAGCAATTTACCCCAGTACTGAAGGGCTGACTCAGCCCAAACTTAGACAGTATATTGAACAAGCTTTGCACTTACACAGCGATCATCTACCAGAATTATTACCCAAGCAATTTTGTCATGGTTATGACTTACAGCAGGCACTGCATTATATTCACCACCCACCAGCCAATGCCAATATGCTGCAACTGGCACAAGCCACCCACCCTGCACAGCAACGTCTGATTTTTGAAGAATTGGTCGCACATCAAATCAGTTTACTGACACGTCGCGCCTACTTACAACAAACACAAGCACCCAGTTTTGCACCCAGCCAACAGCTCACCAAACAGCTCTTAGCAGGACTCCCCTTTGCGCTCACCCAAGCACAGCGCCGCGTCTCGCACGAGATTATGCAAGACCTAAAAGCGAACAAACCGATGCTACGTCTGGTACAAGGCGATGTCGGTGCGGGCAAAACCTTGGTGGCTGCATTGGCAGCCTGCCATCCGCTCGAAGAAGCTTGGCAAGTTGCCTTAATGGCACCGACTGAAATTTTGGCTGAACAACATTACCTCAATTTTAAAAAATGGTTTGAACCTTTGGGCTTCACTGTGGTTTGGTTAGCAGGCAAACAAAAAGGTAAAGCACGCAATGCAGTCGAGCAAGCAGTCAGCGATGGCACCGCGCAGCTGGCGATTGGAACACATGCGCTCTTTCAACAACACATTCAGTTCCATAAACTTGGTTTAGTCATCATCGATGAACAACATCGCTTTGGTGTTGATCAACGTTTAGCATTACGTGACAAAGGCTATGCACACAGTACACCGCATCAGTTGGTTATGACCGCAACACCAATTCCACGAACACTTGCCATGTCTGCCTATGGCGATTTAGATACGTCGATTATTGATGAACTGCCTCCCGGCAGAACACCGATTCAAACCGTGACCATTCCGCTAGATCGACGTGAACAAGTCTTACAACGTATCGCCAGTAATTGTGCCGAGGGTAAACAAGCCTATTGGGTCTGCACTTTGGTGGAACAATCAGAAAGCCTTGATGCACAAGCTGCTGAAGCCACTTACCGAGAAATGACGGAAAAATTTCCTGATCTCAATATCGGCTTGGTACACGGCAAAATGAAAGCAGATCAGAAACAACAGATCATGCAGCAATTCAAAGACAACCAATTACAACTATTAATAGCCACCACGGTGATCGAAGTCGGGGTCGATGTTCCCAATGCCTCTATCATGGTCATAGAAAATGCCGAACGTCTTGGGCTTTCTCAATTACACCAATTACGAGGTCGTGTTGGACGTGGTGCACAAGCCAGTTTCTGTGCACTGTTATATAAACATCCACTTTCTCAAAATGGTTTAGAACGGCTAAAAATCTTACGTGAAAGTAATGATGGCTTTGTCATCGCTGAAAAAGATTTAGAAATACGGGGGCCTGGTGAAATTTTAGGGACCAAACAAACTGGCGATATCGGATTTCGAGTGGCCAAACTGGAGCGCGATGATCATCTCTTAGCCGCTGCGCATCGTGCTGCAGCAAGTATTTTGCAACAACATCCTGAATTAGCCGAAGCACTGTTACAACGCTGGCTGCCACAAGCCCCCCGTTATGCTTATGTCTAG
- a CDS encoding NAD-dependent epimerase/dehydratase family protein: MHILLLGYGQTAQRLAQTLSQSDHQITTISRSAKDTAFSNHLIQDVAHLDLSQLAAIDQVYVLLAPAQRSVADYRKTYLDSVAPICRALASHPVQRIVVVSSTRVYGEHQGEQIDDSTPASTTDPYGQILLDMEHAWRQAYPTQCVILRPSGIYGRSVQRLTELALKTTQYRALHWSNRIHIDDLAAFLAHLLHVEQPSAYYLVSDSRPIAMHEILTWFRTQLGLPPFSYAPELTSGKRIFAQRMLDHGFCLQHPDCFQVYRQLAAESASVR, encoded by the coding sequence ATGCATATCTTATTGCTTGGTTATGGTCAAACGGCACAACGTTTGGCACAGACATTATCACAGTCAGATCATCAAATTACCACAATTAGTCGTTCTGCTAAAGACACAGCATTTTCAAACCATCTGATTCAGGATGTTGCCCATCTGGATCTGAGTCAGCTTGCAGCAATCGATCAGGTCTATGTGTTGTTGGCACCGGCACAGCGTAGCGTTGCAGACTACCGCAAGACTTATCTGGATAGTGTGGCACCGATTTGCCGTGCTTTGGCTAGTCATCCGGTGCAACGGATTGTGGTGGTGTCCTCGACACGGGTTTATGGTGAGCATCAAGGCGAGCAGATTGACGATTCGACGCCAGCTTCGACTACAGATCCCTATGGGCAAATTTTACTGGATATGGAGCATGCATGGCGACAGGCTTATCCAACACAATGTGTGATCCTTAGACCAAGTGGTATCTATGGACGTTCTGTACAGCGCTTAACAGAACTCGCGCTGAAGACGACGCAGTATCGTGCATTACATTGGAGTAATCGTATCCATATCGATGATTTGGCAGCTTTCTTGGCGCATTTACTTCACGTGGAACAGCCTAGCGCCTATTATCTGGTCAGCGATAGCCGTCCGATTGCAATGCATGAGATTTTGACTTGGTTTCGTACCCAGCTTGGACTGCCTCCATTCAGCTATGCGCCTGAGCTGACTTCAGGTAAGCGTATTTTTGCACAGCGGATGCTAGATCATGGTTTTTGCTTGCAACATCCTGATTGTTTTCAAGTTTATCGGCAGTTGGCAGCAGAAAGCGCTAGCGTTCGCTAA
- a CDS encoding GFA family protein — protein sequence MMSNQIQGLRGQCHCGAVKFSLELTDAFQSIRRCNCSFCRMRGAVAISVALSAIDVYQGKDQLTEYRFNTRQAVHYFCSICGIYTFHQRRSNPEQYAVNVACLENVSPFDFRHVPVMDGIHHPKDGGGGIVGYLDYIDLTPS from the coding sequence ATGATGTCTAATCAAATACAAGGACTACGAGGACAATGTCATTGTGGTGCGGTAAAATTTAGCCTTGAACTGACAGATGCTTTTCAGTCAATTCGTCGATGTAATTGTTCTTTTTGTCGTATGCGTGGCGCTGTTGCTATCTCTGTGGCATTGTCTGCGATTGATGTCTATCAAGGCAAAGATCAGCTGACAGAATATCGTTTTAACACTCGGCAGGCGGTACATTATTTTTGCTCGATTTGTGGTATTTATACATTTCATCAGCGTCGTTCAAATCCAGAGCAATATGCTGTGAATGTGGCTTGCCTTGAAAATGTGTCACCTTTTGATTTTCGTCATGTGCCTGTGATGGATGGCATCCATCATCCCAAAGATGGTGGTGGTGGGATTGTTGGCTATTTGGATTATATCGATTTAACACCCTCATAA